The nucleotide window GTCCCAGTGTGGCAATTGTTGCGTGTTCTTTGGTGTTGCTTTTGATAAATTCAATAAAAGAGCAGGCAAATGAGCTTCCAGTTCCACCACCCATCGCAAATGGCACCGTATAACCTCGGACCGGCTCTGGAGATAATGCGGATAGTTGCTTTGCAAAGTCCCACTTTTGGGTCACCTCGTTTTTGAATCTGGAGCGTCCTTCTGCCCAGTTTCTTGCAGCACCCCCAGCGCCATGAATTACATGCTTGTCTCGCAGAGCGAACAAGTCAGGATATGATTGTAAGATTAGATTTGCGGCCCTTGGGTCCAAATCAACTAGCAATGCTCTTGGAATTAGTGGTGTTTCTCCACCAGTATATGCGCCTGGGAATCTCAGAATTGTACTGCCATATCGCTTTAGAATTCTAGACTCGTCTTTTGTGTCCTTTAGAACCGGCTTTAGTGGGTCTGCGCCAACATCAAGCAGTAACCTACGGTAGGATTCTGCTCCAAGACCTATTCCACAGTGACCAAAACAGGTCATTAGTACTGGTGCTGGTGGTAATGGAGCGTTAGGTTGCGACATGCCTAGATGTGTTTCCCTTGGAGTTTAACTTGGCTGACTAAACAAAATCGAGTGACTGCTTGATCGTTGTAGACATGCTTCATGAGAATGACATCGCCTGAATGAATTTAACCATTAAGTAGGAATTATCTGTAGTATACGAAGTGTAGAATCAGAAATAATCCGTGATGGTTTTTTGCTTTAGCATTTTTAGAATTGTTCCCTTTGAGAGCCACTCATTTTTGCTAATGCTCATCTGTTTGCATGCCAGATTGATTCCTTGGTCTAATGAATCTACCAGAATTGGTATTTTGTTCATTGCCGCTCGAATTGCCTCCCTTACCTGCCACACCCCGACTGGTACCGCATAGTCTGGCCTGATCTCCCTTAGAATCAAGACACCAGCTTGTTTCTTTTTTCTTGCCAAATATTCTGCAACTCCAAGCTTTGCCGCATAGTACGCACCTGCAATGCTTGGATAGTGATCAATTCCGTTTGCGTCCTCGGCATCGGCTCCAAATCCTATCTCTCCCTTGTCTGTGTGCCAGGCTTCCTCCATCTCAAATATCCAGCGATGTGGAAACAACAAAACAGAGAATAGATTCCCCAGATGTTCGTGCGTAAAAACAAGAATCGAGTCCAGCTCTGAATAGTCCAGAATCTCTGAGACCAGATTATTTGATATAATATCATCTGTTGCGGTTATGCTCCATCGTGTCGGCACTAGCTTGCGCTGCTTGCCAAACATTCCAATGGAAAAGCATTTTTGGATTTTTGATATCTCTATTCCGGAATTGTACAGTTGTAGTACGGCATCCTCTGCTTTGAGGTCCGTATCATAGTATGTTTTCTCTATTGGTTTGGATGTCGACATGCCAGAAAACTTGGCGGATTTTATCTCGCCTATTGGGCCAAACGGTGCAGATTCACCATCAATTGACGTGATTGGTGCAGTATTTTTGTAGAATATGATATCTGAATCTGGTGTGTTTTGTGACATTGCCAACTCTTGTAGGTTTTCTATGTATCGCCCCTGTGGATTATTGACAGAAACACTTTGAGTTCCACGAACCAATTTTAATCTGAAATTTACAATCTCCTCCAATGATTTGCCAAGCCATTTTTCTGGAGCATCCAATAAGCTTGTATCGCCATGGATTGGTGGCACCATTGGTCCGACTCCAACCTTTGGATAACCAAACGAGCCAACAAACACAGACGGTGGACTAGAGCCTGAAATAGAATTTGATGAGAACAGATTGCCATATTTTGAGAGGTATTCATTCCAGTGTTTTTCCATGGATTTGCGAATTTCTGCAGCAGTTGACTCCATGGAATGATTCTGGGTTTTATCATATTTAGCGTCACTTGTTGATCGAGTGCTACGCAAAAATGACATATTATGGAATCAAGCAACAAAGTCAGATGCGAATAATATCATTCCTTCCAAGCGCAACAGAACTCGTCTTTGAGCTTGGTGCGGAAGAGAATCTGGTCGGTGTCACTCATGAATGCATTTACCCAGAACAGGCAAAACAGAAACCAAGAATCATCAATTCGGTTTTTGATCCAGAGACAATGTCCTCACTGCAAATAGATGAAAAAATAACCGAGCTTGCAAGGACTGGACAACCAATTTTTCTAGTGCATGAAGAAAATATCAAAAAAGGGCGGCCAGACTTGATAATAGCACAGGGAACGTGCGCTGTTTGCTCTGCATATACCAATGAGGTAAACCGAGCACTAGAGATTTTAGAAAAAAGACCGCAAGTTGAAGTGCTAGACCCTCACAACATTGATGATGTTTTGTCCAGCGTTATGATAATTGCAAAAAGAATCGGAAAGGAAGCTCAAGGTGAAAAACTAGTTGAATCATTGCAAAAAAGAATCAACCACATAAAGACTGTAAATTACCAAAGTAGGCCAAAGATATTATGCATAGAATGGGTTGAGCCATTTTTCACATCAGGTCATTGGGTTCCACAAATGGTAGAGATTGCCGGCGGCCAAAATCTAGTCAGTGCCATTGGTGAGCACTCTAGAAAAATGACAATTGACGAGGTCATACTAGCAGATCCAGATATCATAATCATGATGCCATGTGGATTTGACACAAAGCGAACCATCACAGAATGCACACAGTCATTATCATCAAACCCAAAATGGCAAAATCTGCGAGCGGTAAGAACCCACAATACATACGCAGTCGATGCCAACTCGTATTTTTCCAAGCCAAGCATTCGAACTATCACAGGAATAGAGATTCTGGCAAAGATAATCCATCCAGAATGGTTTGCAACACTAAAGACACCAGATGGGGCATTTACAAAAATCTAGTCCCACTCAAAATCATCGGACTCGTCTGAATCCAGCGTCTTTTTTGCAGGCCTTGTCGGCACAAACATTACCGTCATGATTGTATGATTCCAAGCCGGATAATAGCAAATCCGGAGCAAAAAAATTCACTTGCAGTATGATTTTGTTTTCAAAATTATGGTATGATATTAACTCGAGGTTTGTGCAAATACAACACACAGCATCTGATATCATGCAGGTGCTATACCATACTAAGAAAGGCCTGAATCAATCTCCCTTTGGTCCTATCTCGTGGCTTCCTGTCTTCTAGGTTCAGGCAGTTCTACTTTCTTATCTTACACTCAGTGTTGAGTGATTTTGTGGTGGTGTAATACGCATAGCCAAGTATGCCAAGTGATACTATTCTCAATGGAATCTCGTATGCAGTCAAAAATGCCGTTGCCGTTCCGCCAACCGTTCCAAAGGTCGAAATTATTGAAAATCCTACAGGTCCACAACTGCATGCACCAGCAGATGCTCCAATCATCGAGCCCAAAAATCCGCCGCTGACTTTTTTTGCCTTTCTTATGGCCTTTAGCAAATAGACATTCATTGGTATGACCAACCCAGACAATGCCGACACTGCAACAATCAAAACAAATCCCAGTATTCGATCGTCTGGCACATAGAAGACAAAATACGGCTCAAAGAACACAAACTCGGATAGTGTAGAGATCATCATGAACAATACAACAAACACTGCACATGCAATTCCAATGTATGAATAATTTGAGAATACCAGTCCGATAGTGCTTGCCAATTCTTGCTATCCCTTAAAACGAGTTAAAAAGATTGTTCTAGATTATTTTCTCTTGAAGAGTTTTGCAATCATTTTTGGAATAGAGTCAAGCGGACACGATTCGCATGAGACCTTGTCGGATTTTTCTTCCATTGTATGATTACACCACCATACGATATAAGAAATTCTCAGAAAAAGACAATCCTAAATATCAAATCTCATAAACCGAGTATGATGTTTGATAAGATAATCACGGGATTCTTTGTTGGCATACTCGGTACGTTGTGGTTCTTCACAAGGCGCTGCGAGCTGCCACACAAACATACCATCATCATATACGACATGCTTGGAAAACAAGCAAAGCTGGATGGGTTGCGAACCAGCTTTAACACCAAGATAGTTGCAGTAAGCTTTGCCAAACACTATACCACAGTGTTTCCCCAGTACGAGTTTGTACTAGAATCAAGCCTGCCAAACATCAGGCGCAGATTTTTGGTCTCTCAGAAATAATGCATCTTCATGTGGTTTTGCAACAAGACCTCATACGGTGTGACATAACCGCAATGACTACACGAAAACATTGAATTTGCAGGTTTTGCCTTTTGTAGTGGCTTCTCATGGAGTGCTTTTATCACAATAAACTCGTCTTTTGGCAATACGCCATAGTTTGAGGTCTCACCAATTGAGGCAAAAAACTCCTTTATTGCCTTGACTACATGCTCAGGCTCTAATTTTGTGTCATCAAATTTGGATAATACAAACTCGTGCAGCTTCATTGTAGGAATAGCCTCAAGCCAGTCAGATACGAACACTGCCAGATCATGCTTGAGGTGTTCTATTTCGCGGCAGTCAATTGTGATCATTACACCCAGTAACGATCGTCGCGTATTTTTAGATGTGGATTTGCCGTTTTCACAAACTTAAGGATTGCTGATGAGTCCTATCAAATCCCTAAATACAAAATCAAACATCACGAGTATTCGATGGCAAAAAATCTCGTCGTGTGTTCAATGCTGCTGAGCTTTTTTGTCATCATATCTACGATATTACCAAGCTTTGCGGATGAGACCAAGGCAACTGATCAGATAAAAAAGAATCCTGCAATGATGGATATGCTAAAGAAAATAGAATTATCAAAAAAGATCCTATCTCAGATGCAAGAGGGAAAGAAAATAGACAATACCAAATCGCAACAAATGCAAGAGATACGAAACAAGGTCAAATCAAGCCTTGATGAGCAGGTAAACAGAATGAACAAGGATTTTGAGGTGTATAATTCACAAAATGCATTTGCAAGGTTTGTCTCAAAAAAACCGGCTGAAATCCAGCCAATATACCAAGGAATGTTTGACTATCAGCAAGAAAAAATTAATTCTGCAAAAGCAGAGCGTGATAGAATCTTGGCAGGTGGAGGTAAATTCCAGGACGCCTGGGAAGCATATCACAAAATATCTGCAACAAAAAAGGTCAAGTTAGTGCAGCTAAACAAAGACTATAACATCAGATATGCGAACGCCAATATAGAAATACAAAATGCATTTGATGAGAAAGGCAAGCTGCCAAGAACAGACTAGGACATTGCTTTTTCTGATAATCTGTGATGCGAATAAAACCTAAAGAGCACAATAGAGCCAACCAGGATAACTGAAGATGCTACAAATGTCGCCATGTAGTTCCAGTGTACTGTTATCACACCTGCAGTTAGAGCCCCTGCAAACACACCCATTCCAACCATTGAACTATTGACGCCCAAATACGTGCCCTCAAAGCCTTTTGGGATGGTCTTGAATAGCAAAACAGAGTTTGCGGTAGTAAATATGGAAAAGCCCACTACCATTAGGCACATGGACAACATGGCAAATGCCAGCAATGCATAGCCAGAAAACAGACTAATCAAAAAGCCTGCAATCAGAACGCCCAAAATTCTTGGGATGTATGCCACCATGGTGGATTTTTCCTCACCCACTCGTGAGATCAGCTTTGGTGCAACAAAGAAAATTGCCGCCATCATACAGGTCTGAATCAGGTATAGTGTGAATACTGTAGAGTCTGAAAGATGCAAGCTTTTGAAAAACGGAGTCAGGGCGGTAAAGTAGATGTTGCTTCCAAAATAAAACAATAGGTTTGCCAAAAACAAAAATCCTATTTCGTGTGACACTTTTCCCTTTAGGATTGATATGATGTGCTTGTAGTCGTGGATGTTTGGAATTTTTGGAAAAACAAAATGATGGTGCATCCTAAAATGGCTAAAGATGTGTTGTATGCCGTATACCGAGTGAGCTATGGTGTGGCGCTCTATGTGGAAGTTGCTCTTGGTGATTTGTGAACTGATAGCCAGTGCTATTCCAGTCGATAGTGCGCAGATCATAAAGTATTGTCTACTATCAAAGTAAAGGCTCCACACTGCACCAATTAACATTGCACCAAGACTGCCAAACGTGGATAAAATTGAGGTTCTTGCGAATAATCGGCCCCATTCGTTGTTCTTGCTAGTCTCCATTACAAGCATCTGAGTTACCTGTCCCCGTGCAGTCAAAAAGAAACCAGCGATTGGAGATATGGCAAAGATTGGCTCGATGTCATTTACAAAATACAGCCATACACAGCAAAGCAGTATGACTGAAAATGACGATAACAGTACTGCCTTTTTTGCATGGTATCTATCTAGGACCTTACCCCACACTATAGAGCCAAGAGCAGCTGCTCCATAATGAATGGCAATCATAATTGAGACTTCGCTTATGCCACCACCCAGATGAATCACAAACAATGGAATTGCGGTGTGTAGTCCTTCGGCGGCAATGTTGATAGGCAGAATAAACCAAATCCATCTCTTGCTTTCTGAATCCAATTCCCAGAATTAGGCCAGAACAGGCACTAATCTATGATGCATTAAAAATTCTTGTACAGAATAGTCGAATTGTTTAGTTTGCGCCCATTTCCATGGATTCGCTCAATTCAATGGTGTGTGATTGTGGGGTTATCTCGGTTCCGTTTCCCATAGTAGAGTCTTCTTCCATTTCAATGTCTTCTTCCATTACAATTTCTTCATCTTCGGTTTCTTCGTCAGGTGTTTCTTCCGTAGTTTCTTCTGGTACTGGCAGTCCTGCAATCAGTCCAGATAGTTCCTCGTGTGATGGATCATGATCAGAGACCCAACCTCTTTGCAAGAGAACTTGGTAGCTAGATTCCTTGACACATGCAGGATGGAAATTGCTTGCCTTGAATACCAGTTGCATTCCATCGGCGCATTGAATTTCATGTGGATCTGTGCCACTCACTAGCTGTTGTCTTGGTGATGCGACTTCTTCCATCATGGTTGTTTCCATTTCATCTTCCATGACTTCTTCTTCCGTGACATCGTCTCCTACTGCATCATCTTCCATTACCTCGCCTTCAGTCTCTTCTGTGACTTCTTCTTCGGTAATTTCCGCTTCAGGTGCTTCTGATTCTTGTGCAAATACCGCACCATCAAACGCAAAGATTGTAGATGCCGTGATTGCCAATAACAAAAGCAGGGCCAGATTCTGCATTGATTAATCTGATTTGACTTAACATTTAACCTTTTTCAAAGTCATAGAATAAGTGCCGAATTATTCAAATTCAACATTATGAAGATGGATTCGGAAACATTTGGCATAGAAAAGGGTCATGGCCAAGAAGCAATAGAATGGCTAAACGAGGAAGCAAAAAAAGATAATCTAAAATTCGAGGCAAGGCTGTATGGCCAAGAAATAGAGACACAAAACTTTGGGGCCTTTGAGATGTTTTCATGGATTGGTGATGTCCAGACAGCAAGAAAGATGACAATCAAAGTAAGCAAACGATTTAAGATCAAAGTAATCGAAGGAGGCTACAAAACCAAGGAAAAGATCTTCAAGCTCGCAAAACAAGACTATGGGGTAGTAAGAAAAGGAGACAAAGTCATTGGACATTTGGCGTTTTCTGCACCGGTGCTTGGTGGCAAGTGGAAGGTCTCAGAGGAAGAGCTTCGCTAAAGCACAAATAAGCAAGACTTGCAAATTTTTTCATGAGAGTTGGAATTGTCGGAACTGGTTTGCTTGGCAATGCTGTAGGATTGAATTTGCTAAAGCGAGGCCATACCCTAACAGCATACAATCGAACCAGATCAAAGACTGCCGAACTAGAACAAAACGGTGCAAAAATAGTCAATTCCCCAAAACAAGTGTCTGAGAGTTCGGATGTTGTATTTACCATAGTAAAAAATGCAGATGCCGTAAGAAAGGTTTCATTTGGTGATGACTGTGTTGCGTGCGGAAAGCACGATGGATTGATAGTGTGTGATATGAGTACAATAAATCCTATTTCCTCAAAAGAAATTGCATCAGAGTTTGCAAGTAGAGGGGTTGCATTTTTGGACACGCCAGTAATGGGTGGGCCAAATGTTGCAATAACAGGGGAGCTTGTAATGATGGTCGGAGGAGACAAGAATACATTTGAGAAATGCAAGGGCCTGCTTGATGATATAGCAAACAAGGTTTTTCATTTGGGTCCAAACGGAACTGCACATTCTGTAAAGCTTGCAATGAATCTACAAATTGCAATGCTATCGCTTGCATTATCAGAGGGAATTACGCTTGCAAGAGGGGCAAAAATAGAGCCCGAGGTGTTTTTGCAAATCCTAAACTCTACTTATTTCAAGACAGGCATGAGTGAAAACAAGGCGTACAAGATGATAAAAGGCGAGTTTGCCCCAACTTTTACTCTGGCAAACCTAAGAAAGGATTTGGACACAATAAACGAGGCAGCAGAATCATTTGGCCTGAATCTGCCAATGGCTACAAAGGCAAACCAAGTGTACCAGGATGCGGAAGAAAACGGATTTGGCCAGCTGGATTACACTGCCATACTGCAGTATTTGGAAAAACACGCAAAATCAAAATGAGGGATCTGCTCTTTTCTTGCGAATATACACACGGTATGATAACCCAACTATAACAAATAGCACACCTGTAACTGCAGACCATGCAACAAATGGAGCAAACTGAAGCTCGGCCATTGTATGATCATACCGCACAATAAATAAATAGATTTGATGATTGAGCAGCTACATGCCAGAGATAATCTGCCAAGACTGTGGAGCAAAGTTATTCCATGAGAACGAGGAGACACTCAAAATCGAGGACGCAATCCACAAAAAGTTTTGCAGAAAAAAGATAGGCGAAACACACAGCTACATGCATCGCGATTCTGGACACATGTCCACATTTGATCCAGAGCGAGCAGCAGACCAGAAAGGCAAAGCACTACTCAAGTAAATGAGTGAGATTTTCGACTCGGCCATAACAGAATTCAATTTAGGCAATTACAAAAAGGCGCTAGTTCTGTTTGATCAAACCCTAGCAATAGAACCACTCCACATTATGGCACTAATCAAAAAGGGCAACATTTTGGGCAAATTTGCAAAATATTCAGATGCCATCACATGCTATGATATTGTACTAGGTATAGAGCCTCAAAACAGGCTGGCACTCGTAAACAAGGGCCTTGCCCTCCATTACCTGCAAAGATACGATGACGCAATTGTTTGTTATAATATGATACTAGAAACAAAGCCAGACAGTGCCATCACACTATACAACAAGGCATCCAGCCTAGTAAGAAAGGGGGAGACAAAACAAGGACTGGAGGTTTTGCAAGCGGCAATTGACGTTGATTTTTCCTGCAAATACAAGGCCAGAACAGACATTGATTTTG belongs to Candidatus Nitrosotenuis cloacae and includes:
- a CDS encoding Nre family DNA repair protein, with the translated sequence MESTAAEIRKSMEKHWNEYLSKYGNLFSSNSISGSSPPSVFVGSFGYPKVGVGPMVPPIHGDTSLLDAPEKWLGKSLEEIVNFRLKLVRGTQSVSVNNPQGRYIENLQELAMSQNTPDSDIIFYKNTAPITSIDGESAPFGPIGEIKSAKFSGMSTSKPIEKTYYDTDLKAEDAVLQLYNSGIEISKIQKCFSIGMFGKQRKLVPTRWSITATDDIISNNLVSEILDYSELDSILVFTHEHLGNLFSVLLFPHRWIFEMEEAWHTDKGEIGFGADAEDANGIDHYPSIAGAYYAAKLGVAEYLARKKKQAGVLILREIRPDYAVPVGVWQVREAIRAAMNKIPILVDSLDQGINLACKQMSISKNEWLSKGTILKMLKQKTITDYF
- a CDS encoding cobalamin-binding protein is translated as MIECYAKMTYYGIKQQSQMRIISFLPSATELVFELGAEENLVGVTHECIYPEQAKQKPRIINSVFDPETMSSLQIDEKITELARTGQPIFLVHEENIKKGRPDLIIAQGTCAVCSAYTNEVNRALEILEKRPQVEVLDPHNIDDVLSSVMIIAKRIGKEAQGEKLVESLQKRINHIKTVNYQSRPKILCIEWVEPFFTSGHWVPQMVEIAGGQNLVSAIGEHSRKMTIDEVILADPDIIIMMPCGFDTKRTITECTQSLSSNPKWQNLRAVRTHNTYAVDANSYFSKPSIRTITGIEILAKIIHPEWFATLKTPDGAFTKI
- a CDS encoding MFS transporter; translated protein: MDSESKRWIWFILPINIAAEGLHTAIPLFVIHLGGGISEVSIMIAIHYGAAALGSIVWGKVLDRYHAKKAVLLSSFSVILLCCVWLYFVNDIEPIFAISPIAGFFLTARGQVTQMLVMETSKNNEWGRLFARTSILSTFGSLGAMLIGAVWSLYFDSRQYFMICALSTGIALAISSQITKSNFHIERHTIAHSVYGIQHIFSHFRMHHHFVFPKIPNIHDYKHIISILKGKVSHEIGFLFLANLLFYFGSNIYFTALTPFFKSLHLSDSTVFTLYLIQTCMMAAIFFVAPKLISRVGEEKSTMVAYIPRILGVLIAGFLISLFSGYALLAFAMLSMCLMVVGFSIFTTANSVLLFKTIPKGFEGTYLGVNSSMVGMGVFAGALTAGVITVHWNYMATFVASSVILVGSIVLFRFYSHHRLSEKAMS
- a CDS encoding NAD(P)-dependent oxidoreductase; translation: MRVGIVGTGLLGNAVGLNLLKRGHTLTAYNRTRSKTAELEQNGAKIVNSPKQVSESSDVVFTIVKNADAVRKVSFGDDCVACGKHDGLIVCDMSTINPISSKEIASEFASRGVAFLDTPVMGGPNVAITGELVMMVGGDKNTFEKCKGLLDDIANKVFHLGPNGTAHSVKLAMNLQIAMLSLALSEGITLARGAKIEPEVFLQILNSTYFKTGMSENKAYKMIKGEFAPTFTLANLRKDLDTINEAAESFGLNLPMATKANQVYQDAEENGFGQLDYTAILQYLEKHAKSK
- a CDS encoding tetratricopeptide repeat protein, which translates into the protein MSEIFDSAITEFNLGNYKKALVLFDQTLAIEPLHIMALIKKGNILGKFAKYSDAITCYDIVLGIEPQNRLALVNKGLALHYLQRYDDAIVCYNMILETKPDSAITLYNKASSLVRKGETKQGLEVLQAAIDVDFSCKYKARTDIDFESIQKTNEFKKLVL